The Triticum dicoccoides isolate Atlit2015 ecotype Zavitan unplaced genomic scaffold, WEW_v2.0 scaffold21853, whole genome shotgun sequence genome has a window encoding:
- the LOC119345250 gene encoding uncharacterized protein LOC119345250, producing the protein MLPIHLFSLKDLQFIRSFPSIGSSWHDEHCTRSLLPADCQWLPSLLQVVVEIDPQDRNQLRISPSEAELFYISLPPFSSCHFFRRRNSFSDHKNHRTTEHQG; encoded by the exons ATGCTCCCCATTCATCTGTTTAGCCTCAAAGATTTGCAATTTATTCGTTCGTTTCCAAGCATCGGCAGCAGCTGGCATGACGAGCACTGCACAAGGTCCCTGCTGCCTGCTGACTGTCAATGGCTCCCTTCCCTGCTGCAG GTCGTAGTTGAAATAGACCCACAAGACAGAAATCAGCTCCGGATTAGTCCTTCCGAAGCTGAGTTATTTTACATCAGTTTACCCCCTTTTAGCAGCTGCCATTTTTTTCG GAGGAGAAATTCATTCTCAGATCACAAGAACCACAGAACCACAGAACACCAAGGGTAG